From a region of the Acinetobacter calcoaceticus genome:
- a CDS encoding hotdog fold domain-containing protein: MATTLELWNKVSTFPKGKWTFSRMLCLKAPYFGSISPLFLELKPDYCEIAIKKKRSVLNHIGTVHAIAMCNMAELAGGTMTEVTVPSTHRWIPKGMTVEYLKKAETDLIAVATPVEKNYDWDKAGEYLVNVEVFDSQKEKVFQATITMWISKKK; encoded by the coding sequence ATGGCAACAACTTTAGAACTTTGGAACAAAGTGTCTACTTTCCCTAAAGGAAAATGGACTTTCTCACGCATGCTATGTTTAAAAGCACCTTATTTCGGCAGTATTTCACCACTATTTCTAGAGTTAAAACCAGATTATTGCGAAATAGCCATTAAGAAAAAACGTTCAGTTCTCAATCACATTGGAACAGTTCATGCAATTGCCATGTGTAATATGGCTGAGCTTGCAGGCGGCACAATGACTGAAGTTACTGTACCTTCCACACATCGTTGGATTCCAAAAGGTATGACTGTCGAATATTTAAAAAAGGCAGAAACAGACTTAATTGCAGTTGCAACGCCTGTAGAAAAAAATTATGACTGGGATAAAGCTGGAGAATATTTAGTGAATGTAGAAGTCTTTGATTCTCAGAAAGAGAAAGTCTTCCAAGCTACGATTACCATGTGGATTTCTAAAAAGAAGTAA
- the fabR gene encoding HTH-type transcriptional repressor FabR, producing the protein MTQSSLSQNLNDTPRQQDVIEIKTATRSVGRKATITKEELFQAALNLIGPQKSIASLSLREVAREAGIAPNSFYRHFKDIDELAISLIDRAGIVLRKIIRHARLRASLQESIIRSSVDIFLQQLDADEGNLSLLLREGFTGSASYKAAVERQLNFFQQELQEDLIRLERLNNNHLYHPELVAKAITQLVFHMGAKAIDLPIEQRSELAEQTMIMIRMILEGARHLDEAKIR; encoded by the coding sequence ATGACCCAATCTTCACTTTCTCAGAACCTGAATGACACACCTCGACAACAAGATGTCATTGAAATTAAAACAGCTACGCGTTCTGTGGGAAGAAAAGCGACTATTACTAAAGAAGAACTTTTTCAAGCTGCTTTAAATCTAATTGGCCCACAAAAAAGTATTGCCTCTTTAAGCTTACGTGAGGTAGCCAGAGAAGCTGGTATTGCGCCAAATAGTTTTTATCGACATTTTAAAGATATTGATGAGTTAGCAATTTCTTTAATTGACCGAGCTGGTATTGTCTTACGTAAAATTATTCGCCACGCTCGCCTACGCGCATCCTTACAAGAAAGTATTATCCGTAGTTCTGTCGATATTTTTCTTCAGCAGCTCGATGCCGATGAGGGTAACTTAAGTTTATTATTACGCGAAGGTTTTACAGGCTCTGCCTCTTATAAAGCCGCAGTTGAACGTCAATTAAACTTCTTTCAACAAGAGCTACAAGAAGATTTAATACGATTAGAGCGCCTAAATAACAATCATCTATACCATCCAGAACTTGTTGCAAAAGCAATTACACAACTTGTGTTTCACATGGGCGCAAAAGCGATTGACCTTCCTATTGAGCAAAGGTCAGAACTTGCTGAACAGACCATGATCATGATTCGAATGATTTTAGAAGGTGCTCGTCATTTGGATGAAGCAAAAATTCGTTAA
- the rapA gene encoding RNA polymerase-associated protein RapA encodes MEKLQQYAIGQRWLSDTETELGLGVLIEVDERSVSILFPKSDETRVYARNNAPLSRIIFNTNDEVQDQEGKKWIVESIEDRHGVLRYNVIRTLENGEQERKALNETRIGAQIQLSKPLDRLLASQVDYKEWYDLRIEAMLMQAQMQNSPLRGMVGARVGLIPHQLYIAHEVGKRFAPRVLLADEVGLGKTIEAGLIIHQQLKTGRSERILILVPDSLQYQWMIEMRRRFNLQFSLFDLTRTASIKEHDPELNPFLTEQCIIASVDLMVDHDDLREQAIEAGFDLLVVDEAHHLMWSEEEGGNDRYDLIEELAENTAGVLLLTATPEQLGVESHFARLRLLDPQRFSSLERFLDEETQYQQTAKIAEALMSDQPLTPEHLSALEGLLGHSIEDQPEQRFRAIHELLDRHGTGRILFRNTREAIQGFPGRDCQPAPLPAPEDWSKDGKLREQMWPEEAQLDGSWMQNDPRVLWVMEVLRKDLKHKKVLLIARSGPVVEALENVLRLHAGIRTAMFHEGMSLLERDQAAAYFAEESYGAQILLCSEIGSEGRNFQFASDLILFDLPANPDVLEQRIGRLDRIGQENRIQIHVPYLVGTAQERMFRWYNEALNIFSNISPTAQTLQENFIVELKDCLLADQGQTFEDLLEEVNVQRQALEAELQAGRDRLLEYNSCRPIVAQEIVQALEDYDDNTTLPMFVKRFMSSTNIDFDEQSNGTVIIRPTDQMQVQGLALDEEGMTATFYRDQAQLREDAQYLTLEHPFIESVMEMIRTQSFGSTNVAVLKSNALKQGSVLIEVWFKVDVVAPKALNLPSSLPKQLIRVLLSENGQDLSEKIDPAILKPYLHHLDGNSCRQVVKARRDIIEQRYKQALDIAKVDLPQLQQQAKEHYGNKWQYEIDRLTYLKQFNPSIRQDEIERLQKLQKEGLSLLDGLTVTPEAIQVLVVVKP; translated from the coding sequence GTGGAAAAATTGCAGCAGTATGCTATTGGTCAACGTTGGCTATCAGACACAGAAACTGAGCTCGGTTTAGGTGTTCTTATTGAGGTAGATGAAAGATCTGTCAGCATTTTATTCCCCAAAAGTGATGAGACACGTGTATATGCACGTAATAATGCTCCGCTCTCTCGTATCATCTTTAACACCAATGATGAAGTTCAAGATCAGGAAGGTAAGAAGTGGATTGTTGAGTCTATTGAAGACCGTCATGGTGTTTTGCGTTATAACGTGATTCGTACATTAGAAAATGGCGAACAAGAACGTAAAGCGCTGAATGAGACACGTATTGGTGCACAAATCCAGCTATCGAAGCCTTTAGACCGTTTGCTTGCAAGTCAGGTTGACTATAAAGAGTGGTATGACCTGCGCATTGAAGCTATGTTAATGCAAGCACAAATGCAAAACAGCCCTCTACGCGGTATGGTTGGTGCGCGTGTTGGTTTAATTCCACATCAGCTTTATATCGCACATGAAGTAGGTAAACGTTTTGCACCCCGTGTTTTGCTTGCCGATGAAGTGGGCTTGGGTAAAACAATTGAAGCTGGCTTAATTATCCACCAACAGCTTAAAACCGGACGCTCAGAACGAATTCTTATTTTAGTCCCTGATTCTCTACAGTATCAGTGGATGATTGAAATGCGCCGTCGTTTTAATTTGCAATTCTCTCTTTTCGATTTAACACGCACCGCATCTATTAAAGAACATGACCCAGAACTCAACCCATTCTTAACCGAGCAATGCATTATTGCGAGTGTTGATTTAATGGTTGACCATGATGATTTGCGCGAGCAAGCAATCGAAGCTGGTTTTGATTTACTCGTGGTCGATGAAGCACATCATTTGATGTGGAGCGAAGAAGAAGGCGGTAATGACCGTTACGATTTAATCGAAGAATTAGCTGAAAATACGGCAGGGGTATTGTTGCTGACTGCAACGCCTGAACAATTGGGTGTGGAAAGCCATTTCGCACGTTTACGTTTACTTGATCCGCAGCGTTTTAGTAGTTTAGAGCGCTTCTTAGACGAAGAAACTCAGTACCAGCAGACTGCAAAAATTGCTGAAGCGCTCATGTCTGATCAACCTTTAACTCCTGAGCATTTATCTGCTTTAGAGGGATTATTAGGGCATAGTATTGAAGACCAGCCTGAACAACGCTTTAGAGCAATTCACGAGTTATTAGACCGTCATGGTACGGGTCGTATTTTATTCCGTAATACGCGTGAAGCAATTCAAGGCTTTCCGGGTCGTGATTGTCAGCCAGCACCATTACCAGCACCAGAAGATTGGTCAAAAGATGGAAAATTGCGTGAGCAGATGTGGCCTGAAGAAGCACAACTTGATGGTTCATGGATGCAAAATGACCCACGTGTACTATGGGTAATGGAAGTTCTGCGCAAAGATCTCAAGCATAAAAAAGTGCTTTTAATTGCGCGTAGTGGACCCGTTGTTGAAGCTTTAGAAAATGTATTGCGTTTGCATGCAGGCATTCGTACTGCAATGTTCCATGAAGGCATGAGCTTACTTGAGCGTGACCAAGCGGCTGCTTATTTTGCTGAAGAAAGCTATGGTGCACAAATTCTACTGTGTTCTGAAATTGGTTCTGAAGGCCGTAATTTCCAATTCGCCAGTGATCTAATTTTATTTGATCTACCCGCTAACCCAGATGTTTTAGAGCAACGTATCGGGCGTCTAGACCGTATTGGTCAAGAAAACCGTATTCAGATTCATGTGCCATATCTTGTAGGAACAGCTCAAGAACGTATGTTCCGTTGGTACAATGAAGCACTTAATATTTTCAGCAATATTTCGCCAACAGCACAAACGTTGCAAGAAAACTTTATTGTTGAATTAAAAGACTGTTTGCTTGCAGACCAAGGTCAAACTTTTGAAGATTTGCTTGAAGAAGTGAATGTTCAACGTCAAGCCTTAGAAGCTGAACTTCAAGCAGGGCGAGACCGCTTACTTGAATATAACTCATGTCGTCCAATCGTGGCGCAAGAGATTGTTCAGGCCTTAGAAGATTATGATGACAATACAACGCTACCAATGTTTGTGAAGCGTTTCATGTCATCAACCAATATCGACTTTGATGAGCAAAGTAACGGTACTGTAATTATTCGTCCAACAGACCAAATGCAAGTGCAAGGTTTGGCGCTAGACGAAGAAGGCATGACAGCAACGTTCTATCGTGATCAGGCTCAGCTTCGTGAAGATGCTCAATATTTAACTTTAGAGCATCCATTCATTGAAAGTGTAATGGAAATGATCCGTACGCAATCATTTGGTAGTACCAATGTTGCTGTACTCAAATCCAATGCGTTAAAGCAAGGTTCAGTACTAATCGAAGTATGGTTTAAAGTCGATGTAGTTGCACCTAAAGCATTGAACTTGCCATCGAGCTTACCTAAGCAGTTAATTCGGGTATTGTTAAGTGAAAATGGTCAGGACTTATCTGAAAAGATTGATCCAGCTATTCTAAAACCATATTTACATCACTTAGATGGCAATAGCTGTCGTCAGGTGGTTAAAGCTCGCCGTGATATTATTGAGCAACGTTATAAACAAGCGTTGGATATCGCAAAGGTTGATTTGCCACAGCTTCAGCAACAAGCAAAAGAACATTATGGCAATAAATGGCAATATGAAATTGACCGTTTAACTTATCTAAAACAGTTCAACCCAAGTATTCGTCAAGATGAAATTGAACGTTTGCAAAAGCTGCAAAAAGAAGGTTTGAGCTTGCTGGATGGTTTAACTGTTACACCGGAAGCAATTCAAGTATTAGTTGTGGTTAAGCCATAA
- a CDS encoding diaminobutyrate--2-oxoglutarate transaminase, translating to MSVTSVNPATNATNEYYLTRQSQMESNVRSYPRKLPLAIAKAQGCWVTDVEGTQYLDCLAGAGTLALGHNHPAVIQSIQDTLASGLPLHTLDLTTPLKDAFTEALLAYLPGGKEEYCLQFCGPAGADATEAAIKLAKTYTGRSSVISFSGGYHGMTHGALAMTGNLSAKNAVNGLMPGVQFMPYPHEYRCPLGLGGEAGVDALTYFFENFIEDVESGVTKPAAVILEAIQGEGGVVTAPVKWLQKIREVTEKHNIVLILDEVQAGFARSGKMFAFEHAGIEPDVVVMSKAVGGGLPLAVLGIKRKFDAWQPAGHTGTFRGNQLAMGTGLVVLKTITEQNLAQNAQERGDYLQAEFKKLAQEFPCIGNVRGRGLMIGIEIVDERKQADRIGSLPADSQLAAAIQTACFNNKLLLEKGGRNGTVIRLLCPLIITQEECVEVVARFKKAIAEALVAVRGA from the coding sequence ATGAGCGTTACTTCCGTTAACCCTGCCACTAATGCTACTAACGAATATTATTTGACTCGCCAAAGTCAAATGGAATCAAATGTTCGTAGCTATCCACGTAAATTACCGTTAGCGATAGCGAAAGCACAGGGATGCTGGGTTACTGATGTTGAAGGTACACAGTACCTTGATTGTTTAGCTGGGGCAGGTACATTGGCTTTAGGTCATAATCATCCTGCGGTGATTCAAAGTATTCAAGATACATTGGCAAGTGGTTTGCCATTGCATACTTTAGACTTAACCACACCTTTAAAAGATGCATTCACTGAAGCATTGTTAGCATATTTACCTGGTGGTAAAGAAGAATATTGCTTGCAGTTCTGTGGTCCTGCTGGTGCAGACGCAACTGAAGCAGCAATTAAACTTGCTAAGACTTACACTGGCCGTAGTTCAGTGATCAGTTTCTCTGGCGGTTATCATGGTATGACCCATGGTGCGCTTGCTATGACTGGTAATTTAAGTGCAAAAAATGCAGTTAACGGTTTAATGCCAGGCGTACAATTCATGCCATATCCGCATGAATACCGTTGCCCACTTGGTTTAGGTGGTGAAGCTGGTGTTGACGCTTTAACTTACTTCTTTGAAAACTTTATCGAAGATGTTGAAAGCGGTGTAACAAAACCAGCTGCTGTTATTCTTGAAGCGATTCAAGGTGAAGGCGGCGTAGTTACAGCTCCAGTAAAATGGTTGCAAAAAATCCGTGAAGTGACTGAAAAGCACAACATCGTTTTAATTTTAGATGAAGTTCAAGCTGGCTTTGCACGTTCAGGCAAAATGTTTGCATTTGAACATGCAGGTATTGAACCTGATGTTGTTGTAATGTCTAAAGCAGTAGGTGGTGGTTTACCACTTGCAGTATTAGGTATTAAACGTAAATTTGATGCTTGGCAGCCTGCAGGTCACACCGGTACTTTCCGTGGTAATCAACTTGCTATGGGTACAGGCCTTGTCGTATTAAAAACGATTACTGAACAAAATCTTGCTCAAAATGCGCAAGAACGTGGTGATTATCTACAAGCTGAATTTAAAAAATTGGCTCAAGAATTCCCATGTATCGGTAACGTGCGTGGTCGCGGTTTAATGATCGGTATTGAGATTGTTGACGAGCGTAAACAAGCTGATCGTATTGGTTCACTTCCTGCAGACTCTCAATTAGCTGCTGCAATTCAAACTGCTTGCTTCAACAATAAACTATTGCTTGAAAAAGGTGGTCGTAACGGTACTGTAATTCGTTTACTTTGCCCGCTTATCATCACTCAAGAAGAGTGTGTTGAAGTAGTTGCTCGCTTTAAGAAAGCAATTGCAGAAGCATTGGTTGCAGTACGAGGCGCATAA
- a CDS encoding ferredoxin reductase, translated as MQVIEKRNSLFNSLTQAIFDRDTANFWLQKVNPLWSVKHGLVQIVKKEFVAHDMVSLTLKCNRLVKVGVAGQHHPVIVEIAGRRYERTYSLTQIDEQHLRLTIKKVADGIVSNWFMTESQIGDVFELGQPYGDMQQNIKTPKLIMLAAGSGITPMLSLITAIKQSQQLDKVQVQLLYWVKQRSDAAFIEYFEKVAQQFPNFSYQVFYTQETPNDERLNAEHLALADDLENSTIYACGPSGFVSTVEQLFEKAPTVLTEAFSLTRDSTAEVGYVNVTLTQSNKVIAIPKGESILVSLEHEGLKPTHGCRMGICNKCVCSKAQGSTRNLLNGSENTEPSQLLKICVNSAQSDLVIDL; from the coding sequence ATGCAAGTAATCGAAAAGAGAAATTCTCTATTCAATTCATTGACACAAGCCATATTTGATAGAGATACGGCTAACTTCTGGCTACAAAAAGTTAATCCTTTATGGTCTGTGAAACATGGGCTTGTTCAAATTGTAAAAAAAGAATTTGTCGCTCATGATATGGTAAGTCTTACACTAAAATGTAACCGTTTAGTGAAAGTAGGTGTTGCTGGTCAGCATCATCCTGTCATTGTTGAAATTGCTGGTCGTCGTTATGAACGTACTTATAGCTTGACGCAAATTGACGAACAACATTTACGTTTAACGATTAAAAAAGTTGCTGATGGCATCGTCAGTAATTGGTTTATGACTGAAAGCCAAATTGGCGATGTTTTTGAGCTTGGTCAGCCTTATGGCGACATGCAACAAAATATTAAAACACCGAAATTAATTATGCTGGCTGCGGGTAGTGGTATTACACCAATGTTGAGCTTAATCACTGCTATTAAGCAAAGCCAGCAGTTAGATAAAGTTCAAGTGCAGCTTTTATATTGGGTGAAGCAACGTTCAGATGCAGCTTTTATTGAATACTTTGAAAAAGTTGCACAGCAATTCCCAAATTTTAGTTATCAGGTTTTCTATACGCAAGAAACACCAAATGATGAACGTTTAAATGCAGAGCATTTAGCATTAGCAGACGATTTGGAAAATAGCACTATATATGCGTGTGGACCTTCTGGTTTCGTTTCAACAGTGGAACAGCTTTTTGAAAAAGCACCGACTGTATTAACAGAAGCTTTTAGTTTAACTCGCGATAGTACGGCTGAAGTTGGTTATGTAAATGTCACATTAACCCAGTCTAATAAGGTCATTGCAATTCCAAAAGGCGAATCAATTTTGGTGAGTCTGGAACATGAAGGCCTTAAGCCAACACATGGCTGTCGTATGGGAATTTGTAATAAGTGCGTTTGTAGTAAAGCTCAAGGCTCTACACGTAACTTACTCAACGGTAGCGAAAATACCGAACCAAGCCAATTACTCAAAATTTGTGTGAACTCAGCACAATCTGATCTAGTTATTGATCTTTAA
- a CDS encoding AI-2E family transporter: protein MQNLNNRPSLIASYILMGIFLLSVIPLHLLASFFAGFLIYEIIISLSSVVERYIDGQRARIFISILLSIVTISLIGFFITSLISFVVHDLKGVGIHNINSKVDQTLLHLQAEISKYLPGYIPDSVTELKDEIFAFMKDNVTILKNTSSDILHNFVTMVMGLIIGILVAIHGFHRRTPQPVFKSLLIQRIQKLSISFKNVVFAQIKISAINTLLFILFAFILLPLWGVHLPFAKTLTILTFMFGLIPILGNLISNTLTFIAALTVSLGLAGTALLYLVLVHKLEYFVNAKIIGHKINANAWEILLAMLVFESIFGLGGLIAAPIFYAYLKLELKDAGLI from the coding sequence ATGCAAAATTTGAATAATCGTCCAAGTCTGATTGCAAGCTACATTCTTATGGGCATCTTTTTGCTTTCGGTTATCCCATTACATCTATTAGCAAGTTTTTTTGCAGGCTTTCTTATTTATGAAATTATTATTAGCTTAAGCTCGGTTGTAGAACGTTATATTGATGGTCAAAGAGCCCGCATCTTTATTAGTATTTTATTAAGTATTGTCACCATTTCACTTATTGGTTTTTTCATTACAAGTCTGATTAGTTTTGTCGTCCATGATTTAAAAGGCGTAGGCATCCATAATATCAACAGTAAAGTCGATCAAACACTACTGCATTTACAAGCTGAAATTAGTAAATATCTTCCGGGTTATATTCCCGATAGCGTGACAGAATTAAAAGACGAAATTTTCGCGTTTATGAAAGATAACGTGACCATATTAAAAAATACAAGTTCTGATATCTTACATAACTTTGTAACAATGGTTATGGGCCTTATTATCGGTATTTTGGTCGCTATACACGGTTTTCACCGCCGTACTCCCCAGCCTGTTTTTAAGTCTCTTCTGATCCAACGTATTCAAAAATTATCAATTTCATTTAAAAACGTTGTTTTTGCACAAATAAAAATTTCAGCAATTAATACGCTACTCTTTATTTTATTCGCCTTTATTTTATTACCACTTTGGGGGGTCCATCTACCTTTTGCCAAAACTCTAACGATTTTGACCTTCATGTTTGGACTGATTCCAATTTTAGGTAATCTTATTTCTAATACATTAACGTTCATTGCCGCTCTTACTGTTTCCCTCGGACTAGCAGGAACAGCATTACTTTATCTCGTTCTCGTTCACAAACTTGAATATTTTGTTAATGCTAAAATTATTGGACATAAAATCAATGCAAATGCATGGGAGATTTTATTAGCAATGCTGGTATTTGAATCAATTTTTGGCTTAGGCGGTTTAATCGCAGCTCCAATTTTCTATGCATATTTAAAATTAGAACTGAAAGATGCTGGTCTCATCTAA
- a CDS encoding fatty acid desaturase family protein: MNMPVKVEYFKNPKNRDLTPAELDAFAKELDQIKQEVLDDLGEKDAKYIRRVYAAVRYSSFLGRACLFAGWFPPAWVLGTGLLGFSKIMENMELGHNVMHGQYDWMNDPKFNGQTYEWDTVGTSDNWRQTHNYKHHTYTNIKGIDDDIGYGLLRLFPEQRWKPGFLLQPVYSIPFCLLFQWGVAIQNLEIGRVLYKRKTKAKFLEELKPVNKKIATQLFKDYVFFPLIAGPAALPVFTGNLVANGLRNIWTFTIIFCGHFTKDAEVFPKSVLQDESRGHWYMRQIRGSSNLKGSEALHILSGHLSHQIEHHLYPDVPARRYRQMAPKVEAVCKKYGLNYNNASLTKQFGQVVGRILKYALPFKK; encoded by the coding sequence ATGAATATGCCAGTGAAAGTCGAATATTTCAAAAATCCTAAAAATCGAGATTTAACACCAGCAGAACTTGACGCATTTGCAAAAGAACTCGATCAGATCAAACAAGAAGTATTGGATGATTTGGGTGAGAAAGATGCTAAATATATCCGCCGTGTCTATGCAGCAGTTCGCTACAGTAGCTTTTTAGGCCGCGCATGTTTGTTTGCAGGTTGGTTCCCACCAGCTTGGGTTTTAGGAACAGGCTTATTAGGCTTTTCTAAAATTATGGAAAACATGGAACTTGGTCATAATGTTATGCATGGACAATATGACTGGATGAATGACCCTAAATTTAATGGTCAAACTTACGAATGGGATACTGTCGGTACTTCTGATAACTGGCGCCAGACTCATAACTATAAACATCACACCTATACCAATATCAAAGGCATAGATGATGACATTGGTTATGGTTTGCTTCGCTTATTCCCAGAACAACGTTGGAAACCAGGTTTCTTACTTCAACCTGTTTATAGCATTCCATTTTGCTTATTGTTCCAGTGGGGCGTAGCGATTCAGAACCTTGAAATTGGTCGTGTTCTCTACAAACGTAAGACCAAAGCAAAGTTTTTAGAAGAGTTAAAACCAGTAAATAAAAAGATTGCTACCCAACTCTTCAAAGATTACGTTTTTTTCCCATTAATTGCAGGTCCAGCCGCTTTACCTGTATTTACGGGAAATCTGGTTGCAAATGGTCTTCGTAATATTTGGACATTTACGATTATCTTCTGTGGTCACTTTACTAAAGATGCAGAAGTATTTCCAAAGTCTGTTTTACAAGATGAAAGCCGTGGTCATTGGTATATGCGTCAGATTCGTGGTTCTTCAAACTTGAAAGGTTCAGAAGCATTACATATCTTAAGTGGACATTTAAGCCATCAAATTGAACATCATTTATATCCTGATGTTCCAGCACGCCGTTATCGCCAGATGGCTCCAAAAGTTGAAGCTGTATGTAAAAAATATGGTCTGAACTATAACAACGCTAGTTTGACCAAACAGTTTGGTCAGGTGGTTGGCCGTATCTTGAAATATGCCCTACCATTTAAAAAATAA
- a CDS encoding SIMPL domain-containing protein (The SIMPL domain is named for its presence in mouse protein SIMPL (signalling molecule that associates with mouse pelle-like kinase). Bacterial member BP26, from Brucella, was shown to assemble into a channel-like structure, while YggE from E. coli has been associated with resistance to oxidative stress.) — MRTLAISTLLLGSLLSPLVFAQDDNALNYNIVNVQAEASRQVSNDEMHATLYIEKSNKQPAELSNQINQLMNQALAVSRKYPQVQVETGTQSTYPIYDNDSNKLKEWRGRAEIRLESKDFKAASQLISELQQSFQTQSINFTVSDEQRKKVENDLMVEASKNFQQRAQMLTQAWNKSQYTLVSLNLNTNNYFPQPVMRTSMAKFAAAEAAPAQDMAAGESKIIVNANGSIQFK; from the coding sequence ATGCGTACTTTAGCCATCTCAACTCTTCTTTTAGGTTCTCTCCTTAGCCCTTTGGTTTTTGCTCAGGATGATAATGCTTTGAACTATAATATTGTAAATGTACAAGCTGAAGCTTCTCGCCAAGTTTCTAATGATGAAATGCATGCAACTTTATATATTGAAAAAAGTAACAAACAACCAGCCGAACTTTCAAATCAAATTAATCAACTGATGAATCAAGCGCTTGCCGTTTCACGTAAATACCCACAAGTACAAGTTGAAACTGGCACTCAAAGCACTTACCCAATTTACGATAACGATAGTAATAAGCTAAAAGAATGGCGTGGCCGCGCTGAAATTCGCCTTGAAAGTAAAGACTTTAAAGCTGCAAGTCAGTTAATTAGTGAGTTACAACAAAGCTTCCAAACCCAATCAATTAATTTTACAGTTTCAGATGAACAACGTAAAAAAGTTGAAAATGATTTAATGGTAGAAGCTTCTAAAAACTTTCAACAACGTGCTCAAATGTTGACTCAAGCATGGAATAAAAGCCAATACACGCTAGTTAGTTTAAATTTAAATACGAACAACTATTTCCCACAGCCTGTAATGCGTACCAGCATGGCGAAATTTGCTGCTGCTGAAGCAGCTCCGGCTCAAGACATGGCGGCTGGTGAGTCTAAAATCATTGTGAATGCAAACGGTTCAATTCAATTTAAATAA
- a CDS encoding TetR/AcrR family transcriptional regulator codes for MQSAQELLERLYPGRRAALKIQILLDALSCFLENGIETTSIEMIRAKSDSSVGAIYHHFKNKEGIVATLFFAALDDQAARRDDYLEGTESLQDVLYAFIHSYIDWVSEQPEFAKFLISARFSVMQSEDQERLVQKNKLRNQKIFNEISNYAEAEFLKTIPHELLLSLVIGSTENYCRAWLSQRVHSNPKVYKDILAKAAWDSLQNLN; via the coding sequence ATGCAATCTGCACAAGAGCTATTAGAACGGCTATATCCGGGTAGAAGGGCTGCTTTAAAAATACAGATCTTGTTAGATGCTTTGTCTTGTTTTTTGGAAAATGGAATTGAAACTACCAGTATTGAGATGATTCGTGCGAAATCTGACAGCAGTGTAGGGGCTATTTATCATCACTTTAAAAATAAAGAAGGAATTGTTGCGACTTTATTTTTTGCAGCTTTAGATGACCAAGCGGCACGAAGAGATGACTATCTGGAAGGCACAGAATCCCTTCAAGACGTTTTATATGCTTTTATTCATAGTTACATTGATTGGGTAAGTGAACAGCCAGAGTTTGCTAAATTTTTAATATCTGCTCGTTTTAGTGTGATGCAAAGTGAAGACCAAGAGCGTCTTGTTCAGAAAAATAAATTAAGAAATCAAAAGATATTTAATGAAATTTCAAATTATGCTGAGGCTGAGTTCTTAAAAACTATACCTCATGAACTATTACTTTCATTAGTGATTGGATCTACAGAAAATTACTGCCGTGCATGGTTATCACAACGAGTTCATTCAAACCCTAAAGTTTATAAAGATATTTTGGCGAAAGCTGCTTGGGATTCTTTACAAAATTTGAATTAA